Genomic window (Vampirovibrionales bacterium):
CGCAATCAATCGCCAGCTCGCTGGGCTTGAAGACCACGGCGTTTCCGGCCATCAACGCAGGCGCAAGGCCGCTGACGACAATGCCCATCGGGTAATTCCATGGGGTAATGAGGGCGACGACCCCCAGCGGGCGGCTCTCAGACCGATGCAGGCGGCCCAGCAGGGCGCCGGCGGGGCTCCACTCCTGTCGCTCCGACAGTGCGTGCGGACCGATGCGCGCCGTATGACGCAACACGGCGATGGCGCCCGCCAGATCAGCTTCCAGCGCATGGGCGAGCGTCTTACCGCTTTCAGCGACGACGCGGCGGGCGAGCGGCTCGGCGTTGGATTCAAGCGCATCCGCAATTCGACGCAATAACCGGGCGCGTACAGACAGCGGCGCCTGGGCCAGGCAGACGCTGGCCAGACGCGCGCGCGCGATGGCGGCATGGACATCGCAGGCGGAAGGCCGGGGGACGCGACGAATTTCGTCACCGGTGGCCGGGTTACGCGCAATCAGCGCGCCAGACGCACAAGCGCCAGACGGCGTAACGTCGTCAGGTAGAGAGGCGGCCGTCGCAGGAGGGGCAGAGATTCGCGCGTGGGGTTCGTGCATCTGGAGGGTTCGCAATTGCGGGCGACGACCCCATAATACGGAAAGGCGGCGAGGCTTCCAAATGCCCCCGCGCGCATCCGGCGGGAGGATCGTCATGACGGCAATACGCAAACGGTTTGCAACTCTGTTCTTGAAAGCCCTGATCGGCGCTGTGGGCGCGGCGGCTCTCATGACGCTGGCCCTGAGCATTCAAGCCAACGCGCAGGAAGCGCATTTGGTAAATCCGGCGCTGGCAGCGGTAGAGACGTTTGAAGTCGCCCAGTTTCACGAGAATTTCGGCTTACAGCAGCAGGAAGTCCCGCCAGAAATCCTGCTCAACTTACGCACCGCGCTTCATCAGGAAACATCGCTGCCGAGCGCCTCGCCTGCGCAAGGCGTGCTGACGCTGGCCTGCGAAGGACTGTCGTGTCGTCACATTCAAGCCAATTTACGGCTTAATAACGTTCATGGCCCAACCCTCTGGCAAACCCGCGTCGGCAGTTATCGCCTGTATGCGCTGGATCGCTTCTGGTCTGTCGAAAAACCCCCGGCCCGCATTGCCACAGAAATTATCAGCCGCCTGGCTGACGATGTGGCCTTAGCGCGAAAAATTCAAGCCACGTCGCGCAATTAAAACCCGATACGGGGCATCGAAGCAGCGATTAGCGAAGCTTGGCTTCGTTCACCGTGGGGTCCATCGCCGATTCGCGATAGTGACGACACATTTCGAGATAACGACGGCGCATCGCGTCAATCAGCTTCTGAAACTGCAAGCGGTCCTTGTCTTCTTCCATCGTCAGGAAGGCGAGATCCTGCCAGGTCAGGGTTTCGAGAATTAGGCGGCGCAGCTCATCCACGTCGCTTTGCGCCGGAGTATAGCGATGGCTCTGGTGAAAGCGCGTGAGCTGATCGACGCCGGTCAGGTCCTGAGCGGTTTTCAGAATCCAGATAAACACAGCGCGTTGCCAGGCCAGCGCGCTTTCGCGCCAGTCTTTCGGTAAATCGTTGATATTGCTATCCAGCGAACCGATGAAGGATTTCAGGCGCGCCATCAGGATTTCTTGCTGGGGGCGAACTTCCAACACTTTATGAGGGCTTAACAGCAAGGGATCGGAGTTGACCAGCGCCAAGGCGGCCACGCGACCGCTCGGGGCGACTTCTTCATGATGACTGAACAGGCGAAGGCCATTGACAGGCCAGAAAATCAACGCGTCATGGCGGCGGGCCTGCCGCTGCAAGAGCGTTTCGCTGAGCGTCTGGACCAGCGCCGCATCGGCATGCTCGCCGGAAATCACGCGGTAATAGAGCGCGTCTGCCTGGAGGTTTTCGAGGGAGTCTGCTCCGGGCGTCTCACGACAAATCTCGCGCCATGCGGTTTTCAGTACCCCAACCAAGCCGCTATCCATCGTCGTGCGAGCGATAGCAACCTCCAGCTCGGACGGAAACGATTGCGGGGGCTCCCCTGCAGACGGCGCGGCCAACCGCTGTTGATGGCGATCCCATAACATGTCTTTCAGTTGCGCGCCGTCGGTCTCGCCGCACTGTTGCATGAGTTGCAGCGCGACCTGATCGAAAATAAAACGCTCGGCCACAAAGCGCGAATCGTTGTTGACCGACAACGCGCCCAGCGCGCCGATGATAAAATCGTCGCCGGTCATGTCCTGATCGCGCAGATACGCGTCGAGCGACGCGCGCATGGCCGGGCCTTCCAGAATCACGGCCGCAATGGCGCTGGCCACCACGGGGTGCGTCGACAGATTGTCGATCGACAACGTGATTTCCAGCTTGGGATCGTGAATCCAGCCGACCAGCGCCGATTGCAGCAATTGGGGCCGCGTCGCCAGATTTTTGGAGGCCTTAATGACGCACAGACGCGCGACCTGAGACGAGTGATGCGCGGCGTCGGGATACCCCATCGCGTAAATCGCCTGGAGCGAGTGTGCGACAAAGCTTTCAAAAATACCGGTCTCATCGGCGGAAAAGCCGAAATGACGTTCAAAAAACCGGGTCGTATTGTGATGTTGCGCCAGAATATCCGTCAAAAAGTCCGTCGCGTCGTTCAAATAATGGGCCGCAGGGCGATTGAAAATCAGGGTGTGGGCCAGACGCTTGCATAAGGCGTAGTGATTCATCGACTGTGCGCGGCTCGTCGCCAGATACGCGGCGGCGAGGCAACCTTCGTCGGAATCCAGCAGTTTGGCGACGCAGCCGCGCAAATCGCGGTCGTCTTCGCAGTCGAGTGAACGCGCCGCCTGCAAGAAGCGCTCAAACTGGGCTGCCTGCTCCGGCAATGGCATAAACGATGGCGCCAAAAATGCCTGCTCGCCCCGAGACTCGCCCAACAAGCCCTGGCCCAGCGTTTCGAGCTCGGCCCGCGACGGGGCGTAGGTTCCGTAGAAATCGGCGCTTGGCATACCGGTCGGTTCAAAACCCCTCAAAAAACAGCCTTTCCATTGTAGTGTAACCAAAGCCGCGGCGAACCGCGAGGGCTATTTGTGGGATGTTGACCTTAAGTATCTCTAACAAACCGCGCGCAAGACGCGCCTTGAGGTCCGCGCTAGCCCAGCGGGCGCGCGTCCGGGCGGGGTCCGGGCTCCACGAGCCGGGCAATCTGGTCAAGATCTCGCGCCGCCGGCGCCGTGGTGGACTGCTGGTTGGTTTGAAGAATCTCGTTATACAGCTCTTCGCGATAAATACTGATATGACGCGGGGCGTCCACGCCGACTTTAACCGTCTCGCCGCGCGTTTCCAGCACCGTGACGACGATATGATTGTCAATAATCAGCTTTTGACCGGTTTTGCGGGTCAGCACAAGCATGGGGCTATTCTCCCCTGTCGGCGGCAGCGACCTGCGTCGGGCGCGATCCGGCCGTATTGTCCGGCAGCAGGCGCGTCCGCGTGCTGAACTCACCCTCGCCCAACACCACTTGAAGGGCCTTTCGGGTTTGCTGGTTAATTACGATCGGCCCCAGGAGATTGGCCGTCATGCCCGAAGGATCGTCTTGCGGGATATTCACGATGGTGACGACCAGGGCGTCTTCTTCGCTGGTGAGCCCCAGTTTTTCGACAGCCTGCGGCGGAATCGTCACGTCGTATTCCATGCCAAAGAGCGTGGGATTGGTAATTACAAAAGCCAATTCGGGCGATTCGATCGCTTGAAGCCACTTGAAAGGCGAGTTTTCGGCATGATCGAGGATCACGAACGACTGAATTTCATCAAACCCGAGAATGGGAGAGACGAAAGACAGGACCAACTCGTCTTCTACTTCAATCGCGCCGAATCGCGTGGTATTGATGCGTCGTCGCCCCATAGTCGTTCAACCGTCCCATCGTCTGCGGCATGCAATTTCCGCGAACCTGCCTACACTGTGAAGACTCCCGGGCACAGGCAAGCGGTCTGCGGGAGTTCTGCCCCAATTGTAAAGTAAAATTACGCAACTGAGGGAAAAATATTCAAGATTTCAGCAAAGTGGTCGATACGCCTTTTGTTCATCATCAGTGATTCAGGGGAGCGACTATCCATGGCTTACATTCCACGCACGAGTATTGAAAACGATCCGAACGTGGCCGAGCTGCGCGCGCTGATGCAGGAAGCGACGCGGATCGCAGACGACCTGTCGGCGCGCTTTCAGTACCACGTTCAGCGTCAACCCGCGATGGCCTGGTTGATGGCCGACGCTTCGCGCAATTAAGCTTGCTGACGAGACGAGACGAGACGAGAAGAAGTACAGAAATAACATTAAGTAAGAGCGAGAAAATAACCTGAACAGCCGCAACGGCCTTGTCTAAGACCCATTCACCAAGCGAGCGACGAGCGAGAATGCCTTAACCATCGCTATCGGCGCTTTCGCAGAGGGGAAAGTCACTGTTGGCGGGAGAGAGTCTATTTTTTTTGATTGTCACGATTCTAGAGAGAGGGGCTTCGGCCCCTTTTTTTTACGCAATTAGCGTCAGGGCGTCGGGGGCGGGCCTGTTTGCGAGGAGCCCAGAGCCCGCGCCATTCTCGCCGTCACATGCGCCGTGTCGAACGCCGCAAAGCCAGCGGCCCCAGCGCGACGGGCGGCTTCAATCTGATCAAGCAGGTCTTCAGCCGCGTTGCCGTTAAACGGGGCGAACACGCCCGAAACGACCGGCACGCCATACGGCGTCGCGCGCTGCACGACCCGCTCAGTGTCTGAGGCCACAGACTTCAGGGCGCTGGTCAGCGTGATGGGCGCAAGAAAATCGACCCAACGCTGGCGCGCCCAGAGGGGCCAGTCTTGATGTTTTCGGATAAGCGACTCTTCTTCCGCAGCGAAAATCACGGCGGACAGAGCGAGATCGGGGCGAACGGCGTGGAGTTTCTGCGATGCGACGGACACAAAATCGCTGACTTGATGCGCGCGAAACGACCGCCAGTCTTGCCACAAGGCCTGTTGTTCGCTCGTGATGCCTGGCTTGGTAAAATTAAGCGGGTCGAAGCCTGTTTTTTCGGCGAATTGCGCGCGGGCCGTCGGCGTATAGCCCCACGTGGTCGCCAGATAACTGAAGCGATCCGGCGGAAAGCTCACCGGATAACGGATATAATCGAGCTGAATTCCCTGGAGATCGTAGCGCGTCGCGAGTTCTTGTAGCAAGCTCAATAAAAACGCGCGACACTCCGGGTTCGCGGGGTCCAGAAAATAACCGCCGGTTTCCAGCGTAGAAGGCGTCGGGGCGGTCGCGGCGCGCGCCGAAAACTGGACGTTGGCCCATTGCGGGTATCGCGCCAGAATGGGCCCCTGCGGCGGCGTTCCCGGCGCAGACGCCTGACGATTGCCCGCATAGAACGTCTGAAACCACGCATGAACGCCCATATGACGACGCCGAGCCTCGTTAATCCATGTTTGCAGGAGATCGGCAGGTCCCTCAAAGCGCGGATTACGGCTGGGAAGGCCGTAGCGGGTCATCACGTCAGAGGGGTAGAGCGTATAGCCATGGAAAAACGTTTCGAGAAAGACCGCGTTAATGCCAGCCGACTGCAGGAAATCCAGCGTGCGGCCAATTTCTGCCGCAGAGCGTTCGACAGGGCGATGCCACGCCGCCTTGATCGCCTGCGGCGGGAAAGCGGGATATTCGCGCCAAAGCTGTTGATTAAGAGAGTCGAGCTGACTGGATGCCAGCGCTGCCGCCTGCTCATGCGCACCCTGGGCTTGCAGTGCGGCGATTTGAGCGTCTACGCCCTTTGCAGGACAAACGCTCGGGCGCTCGGCGCAACGCGCGTTATCGGCGCGACGCGCTAATTGGTAGCGATACGTCCAGGAATCGACTTGGGTCGTGAGGGCCTTGCCGTCATCACTTAGGGTGACGCGCGCGCCCAGAGGCGCATGGGCGATGAGCCAGTCGCGATTAACGCCATGACCGCTCAAAACGAAGCCATTGGGCGGGATCGTGGAATTGGCGCCTTCCTGCGCAACCACCATGCCATCGACGACTGTCGCTTCAAAGCCAAATTCGTTGGTTTCGGTACGAGCGCGGCCGCTTTTGGGCGTATAGACCACGAGTTGCTGACCGCCGCGGCATCCGGGGAAGGCGCAGGCGAGCGTATTATTGGCAGGCGCGGGGTCCACGGCGTTCACCACGCGGGAAAGGGTTTCAAACCACTGCGGGGTCATCTCGACGCGATCGCCGACGCGCGCCAGACGCAGCAACTCCTGGCGCCGCGCGCCACTGGCCGACAACACAAAGCCGTTGGGCGGAATAAGGGCGTCGCCGCACGTATTCATACGGCGCTCGCGTTCGCAATCCCACACGCTGGACACGCTGTCGACGCGATAGCGTCCGGCGCCCGCCGACGCATCCGGCGACAGGACGGCTTCCACGCCGTAGGGATTGCTTCCCGTACGCAGCGCATAATCGGACGTGTACAGCACCAGCGCGTTATCCGGGCGCGGGCGGTTTTGCAGCGCAATGGGCGTCTGTTGGCCGTCTGCGCCGGTCAGCGTCCAAGCGATTTGCGCATGGGCCGCGCCCATCGGCAGTAAGACAGCCAGCGCTGCCGCGCCGATAATCCAGAACGCTCTCAAATGCCGCATCAGGGCTCGCCTCTCTTACAGGTGGGTTCTCTCGTCTCAGTCGCATGGCATTGTACTGTCCTGCGACGAGAACATTCAAGAAGCGGCGGCGCCAGCCGATACGGCGATGAAGGCTCCGAATGTTTGCGGAGACGGCGCCGGATGGGAGTAAACGCGATCAACGGAATTGACGGCTTGAATCTGAATCGCTTTGATCCGTTGACGCGCATTTTGCTGCAACGCTGGAACGTCGCGCCGCTTTACGCATTTGACGGCAGTACGCTCTCGACGCGAGGCGTCTCGGCAGCCCTGTCGGGCGAGGATTCGTTCCGATTGCCGGCGACGGCCTTATCGCCGTCTTACCGGGTATTTCAGCCGGGAGGAGCGCAGACGCCCTACGACCGCGGGCAAGTCGTGACCGCCTCGCCGAACGGAATGGGGGCCTCCCTGATATCGGCCGACGCCGTGCGTGCGTTCAGCCGCCCATTGTCGCTGGGGTTTTCCAGCGCAGTTGGCGGGTTTCGCGTCGACTTCGGATCTCATGTCCCCTCGCAGGCGCCCGCGCTGGGAGCGTCGCTCAGTGAACGCACGCGCTATTACAGCATTACGGACGCGCAATTTGACGCCTTGCTGAATGGCCCGGACTTTATCATACCCAAGGCCGGACCCTTCGGCCTGCGCGTGCTGACCGATGGGCTAGGCGGCATTGACGGCGTGGAAACCGTGATCACGACGCAATCGCTGCTGAATAACGCGTATCTGAGCGTGGAAGGCCCTCTCTCCAGCGCAGCGGCAGGCGTCTTTCTTGCGCCGACATCTCCCGTCAACCCAGATGCGGGTGATTTACCACCCAGCGCCGCCGGCAGCGTGAATGCGTCTCTTACCGAAGCTGACGCGTTTGCCCCTGCACAGGTCGCCAATAATATCCTGTCGCCCGCGGCATCTGCTCCAACGGCGCGTCCCGTAGCGCCTGTCAGCCCCCGCACGCCCGAACAGGCAGGAGACGCGACGTCCGCCTCGCCGCCAGACTTCCCGGCCTCATTCCTGCCTCCCTTCTCGCCGTCATCAACGGGAGCCGGAGCGCTCTCAAGCCCGCAAGGGGGCTCGACGTTTGCCGTGACCGGGCGCTTTCTGGAAGATATCGGGGCGCTCAAGCAGGCGGCGACGATGACGCATCCCGCCTACAGTGAGCCCGTACGGCCTTACGGCGATTTTTCCGCCTTTCTGCCCACGATTCCCATCTGGCCGGGCCCGGCGCGGACGCGGGCAGAAATGGGCGATATCGGCGCAACACTCGATCAGGCCTATCAAATGAATACCCAGTTGGCGCTGACAGTCGCGGGCGGCAAGGCCCGTGAAGGCGCGCCGCCTTTTGAATCCGATTCCGGCAGCGGCGCACAATCCGGCATGCAGCAATCGCCCCGGCGCAATCGCCGATTTCAAGCCAACGCTTAAAGAAGGTTTCGTCCTGGCAGGTTCTGACGTTACGGGTCGGGGCGCATGCTCACGCGCACCTGCATATCGCTGCCATCGCCCTGCTGAACAATCCGCTGAAAGCGCAGAAACGGGTATTCTTTTTCCATCATCGTTACCATTGCGCGCGGCCCGCCGCCAACAAAGGCCGAAGACAGCTTGGGCAGTTCGCGCGAAGGGTCCAGGTTCCAGTTCTGGCAACCGGCGACAAACTGGACCGCGACCTGTAGAAACTGAAGCGACTCGCTCGCCAGCGTGTCCTGAGAATCCGGCGGCAAGGCCAGAAACAGATTGACGGTTTGATGCAAGTCCGGGTTTTGGTCGTAGTTGCGGCGCTTGCGCTTGGACTTATGCAAGGCCAGGATTTTTTCGGTTCCCAGCGATTTGAGCAATTCGCGCGTTTCCCAGCAGGAATCTGCCCGCGCGCGGATGGCT
Coding sequences:
- the csrA gene encoding carbon storage regulator CsrA, which gives rise to MLVLTRKTGQKLIIDNHIVVTVLETRGETVKVGVDAPRHISIYREELYNEILQTNQQSTTAPAARDLDQIARLVEPGPRPDARPLG
- a CDS encoding flagellar assembly protein FliW, yielding MGRRRINTTRFGAIEVEDELVLSFVSPILGFDEIQSFVILDHAENSPFKWLQAIESPELAFVITNPTLFGMEYDVTIPPQAVEKLGLTSEEDALVVTIVNIPQDDPSGMTANLLGPIVINQQTRKALQVVLGEGEFSTRTRLLPDNTAGSRPTQVAAADRGE
- a CDS encoding family 10 glycosylhydrolase — encoded protein: MRHLRAFWIIGAAALAVLLPMGAAHAQIAWTLTGADGQQTPIALQNRPRPDNALVLYTSDYALRTGSNPYGVEAVLSPDASAGAGRYRVDSVSSVWDCERERRMNTCGDALIPPNGFVLSASGARRQELLRLARVGDRVEMTPQWFETLSRVVNAVDPAPANNTLACAFPGCRGGQQLVVYTPKSGRARTETNEFGFEATVVDGMVVAQEGANSTIPPNGFVLSGHGVNRDWLIAHAPLGARVTLSDDGKALTTQVDSWTYRYQLARRADNARCAERPSVCPAKGVDAQIAALQAQGAHEQAAALASSQLDSLNQQLWREYPAFPPQAIKAAWHRPVERSAAEIGRTLDFLQSAGINAVFLETFFHGYTLYPSDVMTRYGLPSRNPRFEGPADLLQTWINEARRRHMGVHAWFQTFYAGNRQASAPGTPPQGPILARYPQWANVQFSARAATAPTPSTLETGGYFLDPANPECRAFLLSLLQELATRYDLQGIQLDYIRYPVSFPPDRFSYLATTWGYTPTARAQFAEKTGFDPLNFTKPGITSEQQALWQDWRSFRAHQVSDFVSVASQKLHAVRPDLALSAVIFAAEEESLIRKHQDWPLWARQRWVDFLAPITLTSALKSVASDTERVVQRATPYGVPVVSGVFAPFNGNAAEDLLDQIEAARRAGAAGFAAFDTAHVTARMARALGSSQTGPPPTP